The Polyodon spathula isolate WHYD16114869_AA chromosome 23, ASM1765450v1, whole genome shotgun sequence genome has a window encoding:
- the LOC121297891 gene encoding alpha-tocopherol transfer protein-like has translation MAEDNAFTVAGPLESPVVENKVQSLPHAYSCTLTPELVAKAREELQEKPEWRLRDVQALRDMVLKDYPNLRTRLDDGFLLRFLRARKFDYDKALQLLVNYHASRRSWPEVFHNLRPSTIKHVLDSGFLTVLPQPDPDGRLILCLRPGKWRPSDYPFIDNIRAIYLTLEKLIQPEETQVNGLVILADYNGVGLAQASQLGPFLAKKVVGILQDGFPIRIKAVNIINEPRIFKGIFAIIKPFLKEKMAQRFILHGSDLNSLCQRIPSGILPEEYGGAAGKLNTADWSTTLQNSEEEFVVEFCQPDPLEGVALSDSMLFEGEPSEAQCDDSYRGVRSQLYYCY, from the exons ATGGCAGAAGATAATGCCTTCACTGTTGCTGGACCTTTGGAGTCGCCTGTTGTTGAAAACAAGGTTCAGTCGCTGCCACATGCGTATTCCTGCACCCTAACACCAGAGCTGGTCGCTAAGGCTAGAGAGGAGCTTCAGGAGAAACCAGAATGGAGGCTCCGAGATGTCCAGGCTCTCAGAGATATGGTCCTAAAAGATTACCCAAACCTCAGGACTCGCTTAGATGACGGCTTCCTGTTGCGTTTTCTCCGGGCTAGGAAATTCGACTATGACAAAGCACTACAGCTCCTAGTCAACTACCATGCCAGTCGACGCAGCTGGCCGGAGGTGTTCCACAATCTCAGGCCATCGACGATAAAACACGTACTGGACTCGGGGTTCCTAACTGTCCTACCGCAACCAGACCCTGACGGACGCCTTATCTTGTGTCTCCGACCAG GGAAATGGAGACCTAGTGACTACCCCTTTATAGACAATATCCGTGCAATATATCTGACTCTGGAGAAACTGATCCAGCCGGAGGAGACCCAGGTGAACGGGCTGGTTATTCTTGCAGACTACAATGGGGTTGGCTTGGCCCAAGCTTCTCAGCTAGGACCTTTCCTGGCCAAGAAAGTGGTGGGAATTCTTCAG GATGGATTTCCAATTCGGATAAAGGCAGTCAACATCATAAATGAACCCAGAATTTTCAAAGGGATATTTGCCATCATCAAGCCTTTTCTGAAGGAGAAGATGGCACAAAGA TTTATTCTTCACGGGTCAGACCTGAACTCCCTTTGTCAAAGAATCCCCTCAGGCATCCTCCCTGAAGAGTACGGGGGCGCAGCTGGTAAACTGAATACTGCAGACTGGTCAACAACCCTCCAGAACTCTGAGGAGGAGTTTGTGGTGGAGTTCTGCCAGCCAGATCCACTAGAGGGCGTCGCTCTATCAGACTCTATGCTGTTTGAAGGGGAACCCTCTGAAGCACAATGCGATGATTCCTACAGAGGAGTGAGGTCACAGTTGTATTACTGTTactga